The Leptospira sp. WS60.C2 genome includes the window TACCGAGAATGGTCACGTCATCCATCATTGGGGTATTTCCCCGAAACGAATGGAACTGCTCCATCAGATAGTGAACAGTATCAACTAAACTTAGTCCTAAACTCTTAGCAGATAAAAAACTGGAAAGCAATTTGGATTCACCGAGTAAAAAACCTGCCTCATTTTCTTGCTCCAAATAGCCATCAGAAATCATAAACAAACGATCCCCAAGTCCAAACGGTAAATTAGAATCCATATATTCGACATCCTTCTCAAGACCAAGCATAAGACCCGACTCGTTTAGAGGGATGACTTCCGATTTGCTCAAAACATACGGCTCATTATGACCTGCTGATGCATAAACGAGTGAATTTTCTTCTAATCTCAAATCCACGATCACAGCCGTGAACTGATTTGATTTTTTACCATAACGATCGATAAAGATTTGGTTTAATGCGTACAAAACATCAGAAGGATTCGGAGCAATGTGTTTAATGTGATCATATTCTGCTTTGATCGCCATCGTAATGAGTGCCGCTTGTACACCGTGCCCGATGGCATCTGCCAAAAACAAACGAATTTTAGATTTGTCCAAACGGATCACATCGAAAATATCACCACCCACTTCCGCCATTGGCTCAAATTTCGAAGCAAAATCCAAATGAGCAATGTGCCGTAAACCCAAAGGCAATATATTCCTCTGGATTGTTTTTGCTGTTTCCAAGTCTTCTTGTATGATTTTAAGAGATTGAGTGAGTTTTGCTGTTCGTTCTTTTACCATCAATTCAAGAGTCTCATTTTGTAAGCGTAACTCTTTGTTTTTTTGGATCAGAACCTTGTTTTCTCTTTGTTCTGCATTTCTAATTCTTGCAGTTAACAATTTCATTAAAGTCAAAGTTGATTCGGGACTTGTTTGGATGAGTCGATGAAAATCTTCCCTAGTTAACTTATATAAAACGGAATCCTCTTTTGTTGTAATGTTAACTGTTCTTGGCGCAGAATCAATTAAGGAAATTTCACCAAAATAATCACCTGCAACTAAATCTCCAATCACAAGAATGTCTTGTTTTGATTCATCCAGATATTTCCAAACTTTAACACTTCCAGATTCAATGAAATAAAAGGAATCACCTAACGTATATTGCTCGATTACCAAAGCTTCCGATTGATACTCAACTTTTTTCATTTCCTTTTTTAGGAAACCTAAGTCGAGAGTTAGTTTTTCATCGGAGCTCATATTTTTTATTCTGGTTCGCGATTTACGGCATCTATTGTAAATGCTGGTTTACAAACAGACCAATATTCTGCATCTTCCGAGAATGGATTGGAATATCTAACCCTTGATCCTTTTTTGATTAAAATCGATTCCCCAGCAGAGAGAACTAATGTTTCACCATCCACTTCAATTTGTTTTTTCCCTCTCACCATCAATGTCCACTCATCAAATTGAGGATATTGAAAAGGTTCTCCCCAACCAGGAGGTGCAATCATATGAGCAATAGACACTTCACTGGTATTAGTTGATGGTATTCCAAAGTGTTCCTCTATCGTTTTATTGCCAGGAACAGGAATGATCATTGGATTTTTTTGATGAATATAAGCCATACTAGTTACCTGGAAATTTAAAAGCGTATTTATGTTTGATTAGATCTTCCGTATATGTCCACAAATTCCTTCTGGCTACTTTATCATACGAAACCGGAGAACTTTTTGCTTCTTTCTTTTTTACAAAATATTTCCCAGAAACGTTATTTAGGTTTGGATCAGTCGCAAGATAAATTGAAGTTTCCGCACCCTTTTCTTCTGAAATGGCAAAAATATTTTGCGCGAATGTCAAAACCACTTTCGTGAGACCGTCATTGTTTTGTCCAAATTTGGTTTTAACAAAACCAGGATGTAAACAATTCACTGTAATCTTAGTTTGGTTTAATCGCTCTGCTAATTCGTAGGTGAAATAGATATTCATTAATTTTGATCGTTGGTATTGTTTCCAACCTGAATAGTTGGTTTCCCCCATTAGATCATTAAATTCCAAAGAGACACCTTCATGTGCCCTCGAAGCAACATTAATGATACGAGCTTGGCTAGCATTTTTTAAGGAAGGAAGTAATCCCAATGCCAATATGAAATAGTTTAAGTGATTTAAAGCAAAAGTTGCTTCTAACCCCTCGTTGGTAACGACTCGTTTATCAAAATAAGCACCTGCATTGTTTAATAATACATCAATTTTAGGATGATTATTTCTGATTTTTTCCGCTAACGCAAATGTTTCTTTGGCAAGAGATAAATCAGCCACATAAGGATGCACTTTAACACCGTGGACTTCTAAACTGTAAACAAGTGCAGAAAGTTTGTCTGGGTTTCTGCCAACTAAAATTAATTCATTTTTTGATTTTGCAAATGAATGGGCACATACTCTTCCAATTCCATCCGTTGCACCGGTGACTAAGATCAATTGACTCATATAAAAGTCTCCTCTTCTTCTTTTTTAGGAATACTAAACTGAAATACAGAACCTGAAGCTCCATCACTATCCGCTGATAAAGTCCCACCATTGACAGTTACAAACTCTGAACACAATAATAAACCAATTCCATTCCCAGTTTCACCCTGTGTTCCAATCGATTTGATCACTTCCCCTGGTTTGAATAACTTATCAATGGTTGTTTTGGACATTCCAACACCAAAATCACGAATCGAAACCAACCAATGAAAACCAGTGTCAATCGCAGAGATTTGAATCTTTGAATTTTGATGACTGAATTTTAGTGCATTTGAAATTAAATTGCGAATCACTGTGATAATCATTCTATCATCACAATATACCATTGCATGATTAGGGATGTTTATCTCGAACTGAATGCCTTTATTTTTAGCACTCAAAGAAAAGAGTTCCACACATTCCGATACAATCGAATCTAAACGATAATAATTGGGGCGAAACTCTTCTTGTCCTCGTTGTAACTTAGACCACTCTAGTAAATTTTCTAAAAGAGAAAAAACTGATTCCGTTGCATCAAGCAGAGATTGAGTCATTCCCGCCAATGCATCTTCTTTCTTTTTCATGTCCTCGTTCAAAACTTTGAGTAACATTTTGATGCCTGCAAGAGGGCCACGTAAGTCGTGTGAAATGATAGATAAAAATCGATCTTTTGTTCCGTTGGCAACAAGGAGTTCACGATTCACATTTGCCATTTGTTTTTCTAAATTTCTTTGTTCCGTATTGTCGCGAAAAACAAGTACCATCCCAATTTTTTTCCGGTTCGAATCACGGATTTGTTTGGCGGTAACTTCCCAGAATTTACCATCTTTTTCCCATGTCCACTTCGATATGGTTCTCTTCTCAGACAAATGATCCAATTTGGTGATGACTTCAGGAGTTTGAAGAAAAAACAATTTGTGAGATACCAAAGCCACCTTTTTGTCTTTGATCGAAAATAAGTTTTCAGCTGAGCTATTCCAATCCACAACTCGATTGTTGAAATCTAAAATAACGACTGCTTCATCTAATTCATCAACGATCTCACTTCTTACCAAAGGAAGGAGGTCAAACATACGATAATATCCAATCGCAAAAAAGATCAAAATTGCCTGCATTGTACTCATAACGGCCGTTATGTTCAAACCAGGTAATGGACGGACTCCTACTTTATGCAAAATAGCAGTCACCCAAATGAATAAAAATGAGATGAGGATCAGTAAGTATCGATTGCGTTCCGTGTCTTTTGACTGAAGGATTCCTCTCAAAAGAAGGATTCCAACAAAAATTGACCAGAAAAAAGAAAGCAGATAAGATGCTATAAATCCGCCTACATTGGTTTCCTGAATCCATTGGATTCTTCCGTTCACATTGATTAGATATGTATCCAAAGTTAGTGTTTTGAAAATTGGATCGAGAGCACAAACAGCTAACGTAAATAAAGGTTGGATTATAATAATGACCCAGAACCTTCTTGTGAGAAGATGTTGATTATTTGTAAATTCGATGGAAACAAGAACCATTCCAACATTTGCAATCGCAACACCAATATAAAGCAAACTAACAAATGTTTTATGTAAATCTGGTGTAATATAGATAAAATCTAAACCATAAAACCCAGTCCACATCATGGAACCAAGAACTAGAATCAATAAATATTTAACTAAATTAAGGCGGAAGGATTTAAGAACAAACAGCCCCAATCCTAAATTGAAGCTGAAAGCTAGAAAGAGAAGAACGCTATAAGGATGAAATTGCCACAAACTAGGTCTCTTCGCTGCTTAACATTTCGCAGTTACCATCAAAGACAACACCATCTGCGATTTGAAGTTTTGCAGTGCGAAT containing:
- a CDS encoding PP2C family protein-serine/threonine phosphatase, with product MSSDEKLTLDLGFLKKEMKKVEYQSEALVIEQYTLGDSFYFIESGSVKVWKYLDESKQDILVIGDLVAGDYFGEISLIDSAPRTVNITTKEDSVLYKLTREDFHRLIQTSPESTLTLMKLLTARIRNAEQRENKVLIQKNKELRLQNETLELMVKERTAKLTQSLKIIQEDLETAKTIQRNILPLGLRHIAHLDFASKFEPMAEVGGDIFDVIRLDKSKIRLFLADAIGHGVQAALITMAIKAEYDHIKHIAPNPSDVLYALNQIFIDRYGKKSNQFTAVIVDLRLEENSLVYASAGHNEPYVLSKSEVIPLNESGLMLGLEKDVEYMDSNLPFGLGDRLFMISDGYLEQENEAGFLLGESKLLSSFLSAKSLGLSLVDTVHYLMEQFHSFRGNTPMMDDVTILGIGTSYELGV
- a CDS encoding cupin domain-containing protein — translated: MAYIHQKNPMIIPVPGNKTIEEHFGIPSTNTSEVSIAHMIAPPGWGEPFQYPQFDEWTLMVRGKKQIEVDGETLVLSAGESILIKKGSRVRYSNPFSEDAEYWSVCKPAFTIDAVNREPE
- a CDS encoding SDR family NAD(P)-dependent oxidoreductase; the protein is MSQLILVTGATDGIGRVCAHSFAKSKNELILVGRNPDKLSALVYSLEVHGVKVHPYVADLSLAKETFALAEKIRNNHPKIDVLLNNAGAYFDKRVVTNEGLEATFALNHLNYFILALGLLPSLKNASQARIINVASRAHEGVSLEFNDLMGETNYSGWKQYQRSKLMNIYFTYELAERLNQTKITVNCLHPGFVKTKFGQNNDGLTKVVLTFAQNIFAISEEKGAETSIYLATDPNLNNVSGKYFVKKKEAKSSPVSYDKVARRNLWTYTEDLIKHKYAFKFPGN
- a CDS encoding histidine kinase N-terminal 7TM domain-containing protein, whose protein sequence is MWQFHPYSVLLFLAFSFNLGLGLFVLKSFRLNLVKYLLILVLGSMMWTGFYGLDFIYITPDLHKTFVSLLYIGVAIANVGMVLVSIEFTNNQHLLTRRFWVIIIIQPLFTLAVCALDPIFKTLTLDTYLINVNGRIQWIQETNVGGFIASYLLSFFWSIFVGILLLRGILQSKDTERNRYLLILISFLFIWVTAILHKVGVRPLPGLNITAVMSTMQAILIFFAIGYYRMFDLLPLVRSEIVDELDEAVVILDFNNRVVDWNSSAENLFSIKDKKVALVSHKLFFLQTPEVITKLDHLSEKRTISKWTWEKDGKFWEVTAKQIRDSNRKKIGMVLVFRDNTEQRNLEKQMANVNRELLVANGTKDRFLSIISHDLRGPLAGIKMLLKVLNEDMKKKEDALAGMTQSLLDATESVFSLLENLLEWSKLQRGQEEFRPNYYRLDSIVSECVELFSLSAKNKGIQFEINIPNHAMVYCDDRMIITVIRNLISNALKFSHQNSKIQISAIDTGFHWLVSIRDFGVGMSKTTIDKLFKPGEVIKSIGTQGETGNGIGLLLCSEFVTVNGGTLSADSDGASGSVFQFSIPKKEEEETFI